In Clostridia bacterium, the genomic window CCTGGGCTTGGCGATCGACCGGGCCATCGCGCCCGGCCGCCTGACGGCGCTCGACCGCTACGCCGCGGGCTACCTCGCCCTGCAGCTCGTCTACTGGGTGGCGTCCTACGTGCGCATCCGCCTGACGAACCGCATGGGCCAGGACGTCCTCCGCGACCTGCGCGCGCAGCTTTTCGGGCACATCCAGGCGCTGTCGTTCGAGTTCTTCGACGGGCGCCCGGCCGGCAAGGTCCTGGTTCGCGTGATCAACGAC contains:
- a CDS encoding ABC transporter ATP-binding protein, with protein sequence MSAVMQRLSRFLGEIPLPERKSERFSYREEDAVEKPFDARQLWRLLSYVAPYRRRVAWALAFTLVASGTRLALPFILGLAIDRAIAPGRLTALDRYAAGYLALQLVYWVASYVRIRLTNRMGQDVLRDLRAQLFGHIQALSFEFFDGRPAGKVLVRVIND